In Bacteroidota bacterium, one DNA window encodes the following:
- a CDS encoding glycogen/starch synthase, translating to MRILYVASEVAPFSETTAGAGLVRVLPEQLQETGDYETRILMPRYGVVSERRNRLHEVIRLSGEDIPVGDDSDTLKVKVASIPGIRIQVYFMDSVKYFKKKGIFKGKKDGKVFADNVERALYFARATFATVRKLGWQPDIVHAVGWVGAFAPVLLKNELSGDPLFAEAKSVYTTDKTDQAFTLTDDLVARLGVAGTEPYVGQDLRAMGLNSADAVAYATGTSGERDGVVLAAEPAELTQQAIALYTELHGSTVEP from the coding sequence ATGCGAATCCTCTACGTCGCCAGCGAAGTGGCCCCCTTTTCTGAAACCACCGCCGGGGCCGGGTTGGTGCGGGTCCTGCCCGAACAACTGCAGGAAACCGGGGACTACGAGACACGCATCCTGATGCCTCGCTACGGGGTGGTCTCGGAGCGCCGCAACCGCCTCCACGAGGTCATCCGCCTCTCTGGCGAAGACATTCCCGTCGGCGACGACTCGGACACGCTTAAGGTGAAGGTCGCCTCGATTCCTGGCATTCGGATCCAAGTCTATTTCATGGACTCGGTCAAGTATTTCAAAAAGAAGGGGATCTTCAAGGGCAAGAAAGACGGCAAGGTGTTCGCCGATAACGTGGAACGCGCGCTCTACTTCGCCCGCGCCACGTTTGCTACGGTCCGCAAGCTCGGCTGGCAGCCGGACATCGTCCACGCAGTAGGATGGGTGGGCGCGTTTGCGCCCGTCTTGCTCAAGAACGAACTCAGCGGCGACCCCCTCTTTGCCGAGGCCAAGTCGGTGTACACGACGGACAAAACGGACCAGGCCTTCACCTTGACGGACGACCTCGTAGCACGCCTCGGCGTAGCGGGCACAGAGCCCTACGTGGGGCAGGATCTCCGCGCGATGGGCCTCAACTCGGCTGACGCCGTGGCCTATGCCACGGGTACGTCTGGCGAGCGGGACGGCGTCGTTCTCGCGGCAGAGCCTGCTGAACTCACCCAGCAAGCCATCGCGCTCTATACCGAACTCCACGGTTCTACGGTCGAACCGTAG
- a CDS encoding DUF4270 family protein, with product MHRLCFLCLIAALTLFAACDDPSSAGLDLIGEEGGVPTSRSLAASSVAQDTLSEVTGGFASTTSPSVSRALLGRAEDPLFGTVAADTFIDFIRPGSLPEGFSDGTVTGLTLELPVDYVYGDPDGISRIELYEITRSWIPTDATPDSSYVNFDDPSVSPFGTVEVSRNDSTISVELPGSYVEAIGDTLTSSTFGSSYRGIALRAVGNGDGYAGPGVVRGFDATRIRLVAAIADTTVRFRASEVASRISWSDLPATPADRIVARDGAEEAIDLDFVFDAEGIAGQPLNNAEFRVALDTLLLATPAGAGDFERPRPEAIELLLEVESEGNPIQSLGALVFDEDLGVYRFASGLLTSLVQDELLGADFIKGYRLRAVNNPASVDVLPVFAPTLPDQTPRFEFVVSGGN from the coding sequence ATGCATCGACTCTGTTTCCTCTGCCTCATCGCCGCGCTGACGCTCTTCGCCGCATGCGACGACCCGTCCAGTGCCGGGCTCGACCTCATCGGTGAGGAGGGTGGTGTGCCGACCAGCCGGTCGCTTGCCGCGAGCTCGGTCGCACAGGACACCCTCAGTGAAGTCACCGGTGGCTTCGCGTCGACGACCAGCCCGTCGGTCTCCAGGGCGCTGCTGGGACGGGCCGAGGACCCGCTATTCGGCACCGTTGCGGCCGACACGTTCATCGACTTTATCCGTCCTGGCTCGCTGCCCGAAGGCTTCTCCGACGGCACGGTCACCGGGCTGACGCTCGAACTGCCCGTGGACTACGTCTACGGAGACCCAGACGGCATTTCCAGGATCGAGTTGTACGAGATCACCAGAAGCTGGATTCCGACGGATGCGACCCCCGACTCGTCGTACGTCAACTTCGACGACCCTAGCGTCAGCCCGTTCGGCACGGTCGAGGTAAGCCGTAATGACTCGACGATCTCCGTGGAGCTTCCTGGCTCGTATGTGGAGGCGATTGGTGACACCCTCACGTCCTCTACATTCGGGTCGAGCTACCGCGGGATCGCGCTCCGTGCTGTTGGAAACGGCGACGGATACGCGGGCCCCGGCGTCGTGCGCGGGTTCGACGCGACGCGCATCCGTCTCGTGGCGGCCATCGCGGATACGACCGTCCGTTTTCGCGCCAGCGAAGTCGCCTCGCGCATCTCGTGGAGCGATTTACCTGCGACGCCCGCCGACCGCATCGTAGCCCGTGACGGGGCGGAGGAAGCCATCGATCTCGACTTCGTTTTCGATGCTGAGGGGATCGCTGGACAGCCGCTGAACAACGCAGAGTTCCGCGTGGCGCTCGACACGCTGCTGCTGGCGACGCCAGCGGGTGCCGGTGACTTTGAGCGACCTCGACCCGAGGCCATCGAACTGCTCCTGGAAGTGGAGAGCGAGGGCAACCCTATCCAGTCGCTGGGGGCGCTGGTCTTTGACGAAGATCTGGGGGTCTACCGGTTTGCATCGGGTTTGCTGACCTCGCTCGTACAGGACGAGTTGCTCGGCGCTGACTTCATCAAGGGCTACCGTCTTCGCGCTGTTAACAATCCCGCGTCTGTGGACGTGCTGCCCGTCTTTGCCCCCACTCTACCCGACCAAACGCCCCGCTTCGAGTTCGTTGTCTCGGGGGGCAACTAA
- a CDS encoding formate/nitrite transporter family protein, with product MEPQSLVRAPDARSDPHPTTPGELAGDIGRSVRDAMDSSGSGAPASGRAVRDILSTNEIFRRVVATADEEFSEPNRLLFFSGLAAGLSIALSFIAKAGVTGATDAEMLGNVVYPIGFVFIVLGRYQLFTENTLTPVALVLTRRASIPRLLTLWTLVYAANLLGSAIAAFAIAHTPILTPEAFEYARDFGKHALETTPTQLFWKGLIAGWLVAGMVWLTHAVRDATTRFFLVFVIMFLIPSADLFHCIVGSCEVFFLAFLGEAGFVEAFTSFILPTTAGNTVGGVLLVAVLNFAQTHDSTFSDRGTLTWKEMLMRRSVSPHSE from the coding sequence ATGGAACCGCAGTCCCTCGTACGTGCCCCCGACGCCCGCTCCGATCCGCACCCCACTACCCCAGGCGAGTTGGCGGGCGACATCGGGCGCAGCGTCCGCGATGCGATGGACTCGTCAGGCTCCGGCGCACCCGCCTCGGGGCGCGCGGTGCGCGACATCCTCTCGACGAATGAGATCTTCAGGCGCGTCGTCGCGACCGCCGACGAAGAGTTTAGCGAGCCGAACCGCCTGCTCTTCTTCAGTGGGCTCGCCGCTGGCTTGTCGATCGCGCTCTCGTTCATCGCGAAAGCGGGCGTCACCGGCGCTACGGACGCCGAAATGCTCGGCAACGTCGTCTACCCCATCGGCTTCGTGTTCATCGTCTTGGGGCGCTATCAGCTGTTTACGGAGAACACCCTCACGCCGGTTGCTCTGGTGCTGACGCGACGGGCCTCGATCCCGCGCCTACTCACACTCTGGACGCTCGTCTATGCGGCCAACCTGCTTGGCTCTGCCATCGCAGCGTTTGCCATTGCGCATACTCCGATCCTCACGCCGGAGGCGTTCGAGTACGCTCGCGACTTCGGCAAGCACGCGCTCGAAACGACGCCGACGCAACTGTTCTGGAAAGGACTGATTGCAGGGTGGCTCGTCGCTGGGATGGTGTGGCTGACGCACGCCGTCCGTGATGCCACGACCCGCTTCTTCCTGGTGTTCGTGATCATGTTCTTGATCCCGTCCGCCGACTTGTTCCACTGCATCGTAGGCTCGTGCGAGGTGTTCTTCCTCGCATTCCTCGGTGAGGCTGGCTTTGTGGAAGCCTTCACGTCGTTCATCCTCCCGACCACGGCGGGCAACACCGTCGGAGGCGTGCTCCTGGTGGCCGTGCTCAACTTCGCTCAGACTCACGACAGCACATTCAGCGACCGCGGGACACTCACCTGGAAGGAGATGTTGATGCGCCGTTCCGTGAGCCCCCACTCTGAATAG